A segment of the Candidatus Hydrogenedentota bacterium genome:
TAATTCGCGTTGCATGCCGTGGCGAACGGTAAGGACTTGCACCCAGTCGCGGTCAATCGTGTAAATTACGCGATACATGCCAACCCATATGTGCCGGATTTCGGCGTTCTTAATTGTATTCAGGCGGCGGCCGCGTCTGGGGAATTGTCCGAGCAACTCGACCGTGTCCAGTAGTTGGCCGATCCAGTTCTGTGCCGCGCGCACATTGTGTTTAGCGATACGGTCAATGATTTGATTTACGCGGCGTAAGGCGAGCGGAGACCAATCAACGCGCATGGTCCAGTCGTTTTTTTAGCTTTTGGGCGACGACTGCGTGCGGGATGGCTTTACCCTGTTTGATTTGCTGCAGCGCGGTCTGAATGTCACGAAGGGTTTCAATTTCTTCGACCATCGACTCGTATTTAGAAATTCCCATGGCAATCGCGGTCTGTTTTCCCCGATGTGTGACGACAACGGGCCGCCCGCTTCGGTTCATGCGGGCAACAAGGGATTTGGACTCGTCCCTGATTTCACAGTGTGGAAGCTTTTCGATATTCAGACTAGCGCTTTTCATGTCTACTCCGTTACTTAGCATCCTAACATACCATACCGTCGATGCGGGAACAATTACTTCAGGACGGTATCAAGCCAGGCAAACGCTTCATCCTGCATGGCCGCGTTGAATTCGTGGGGGACGGGCCAGAGTTTCGTGACGAGTCGATCGCCTGCGCCCTGCGCTTCCCACACCGCGCGCATTTTCGCATACGATGCTTCGACGCCGGGGACGGGGAAGAGGCCATCTTCGGCGCCGTTGTAAAAGAGCATGGGCTTGGGGCAGGCGATTGAGGCGACGTCGGGATAGTCGAGTTCGTTGCGCAGACCCGGTATGAGCATGCTGAACGCGGATTGGCCCTTTG
Coding sequences within it:
- a CDS encoding type II toxin-antitoxin system RelE/ParE family toxin, producing MRVDWSPLALRRVNQIIDRIAKHNVRAAQNWIGQLLDTVELLGQFPRRGRRLNTIKNAEIRHIWVGMYRVIYTIDRDWVQVLTVRHGMQRELRRYRRR
- a CDS encoding type II toxin-antitoxin system Phd/YefM family antitoxin, with translation MKSASLNIEKLPHCEIRDESKSLVARMNRSGRPVVVTHRGKQTAIAMGISKYESMVEEIETLRDIQTALQQIKQGKAIPHAVVAQKLKKRLDHAR